In Heliangelus exortis chromosome Z, bHelExo1.hap1, whole genome shotgun sequence, a genomic segment contains:
- the FRMPD1 gene encoding FERM and PDZ domain-containing protein 1 isoform X1, whose product MEDLETNLIQTRKACRIEQMVAKWLHRTRDGSTRGRPSVTDTTSDGSGQPASHVKLTVTVYKDLVLHHYGFEICPNLPLTIASVIAGSSAEGKLQPGDQVLLINSTDVDNISVEQAADIIREAGDQLLLTVLRCTSGGPKSSFLTAEKRARLKMNPVKVRFAEEVLVNGHTQGNSLLCMPNVLKVYLENGQTKAFRFEMNTTVKDIILTLKEKLSIRRIAHFALALEEQYNVAKIHLLHEEELIEQVVQKRESHDYRCLFRVCFVPKDPLDLLQEDPVAFEYLYLQSCSDVLQERFAVEMKCSVALRLAALHIQERIYACAQSQKVSLKYIERDWGIENFISPTLLRNMRGKDIKKAISYHMKRNQLLLDPRQKHRLAAVQVRLSYLQILGDLKMYNGKIFNATMMLQDRESYVALLVGAKYGVSQIINNKLNIITSLAEFANISRVELTEESEKVNTVKIYLQDLKLLTLLMESNSAKDLVCLIIGYYRLFVDANVSVFTWGEKKQQLHRVSAEEGYESRTCSDSEDSWELDSSSEHCLDAPLAYSSPLPVCNKEEIGEVHSLPEDSSKSQAGGHDQCDGGDNATDSTSEASDSANTESRGFKTSGSSDSMDALEEDELEACSSSRPFFNFYMPTVQEMSSSDKSFFPIHAAEGSSKGETGDYFCFLQLSHAEEPGCEISPSEQRGEDMGASVLETKLSESSTVGYYSLCYSISPAGSMERSNISHSPQRSPQRDGSDQEEAACGAEQMADTSDLILEPPLGFGDTSSEEEFYDAADRLSPPDARAAGCTQTSWEGADNSCIPKEPRCHSSGENLMARQAAREKHRKEKELTHGKSLRKRRSFLKTDYTSQVTFPLALPGPRQSCCSWPPLPPFCAQPAAESTTKDAEMGLPTATHPRGDTASISHSSDLMEMEPDTMETKSVTDAVISSISAICSQGGPQGKEIAGVAIHVDSGLQPRCAVHPSPLSLEEAEPLPKGQNGTTAQESSSMKANSRWLSEESCVAMGGWLAQRALEEEGEMTAAQHKAGEVPPLVGQEGTCRGKEHTLSPSAPSVASPQEVVQDRGTLPTAGWPAACEEPASAHCKESQGPGDSCAGSSSDSALAQARSRQVVSKDTLWKVHSKNHVGFPDATQLLIDSSSTSGVITRLSWLSFGIRTNLVSPRPSQERVDVPVELLASQKTSRCLEADAVRREMLTSPAGPLFEKELASSQGLDEGKPGKDTGTEQPQPVQTPLPKEQATEAEKDPPLSPSVGLSISSGPVPLYSLGKRAENHEGSKHSFLCFSHKKDEQTPSDPIMTRSFDFSTVKKTSAPQLGIEKCSCQLSYVSCFHRPDDNGEHETTMPMCSMFLRPLTTPPTSSCILPGTPVGSYPVSTARDMAWWAPHVRALSQLKDQAWMSSADVSCFLAYTTELQKVVEKLSGNQAAHLQDQCAEQCAESKDALGLASRDLLSSCQELLKTERPLKELQGVLRVTFDHLVQLAVVCFQVTHCQLCRQRQQDLEAALADVVGTYQQLVQAVHQQLCLQGCPDLGAKLLTRQHTALTAALFCLLQQFRVPLL is encoded by the exons ATGGAAGATTTGGAGACTAACTTAATCCAGACACGCAAAGCATGTAGGATAGAGCAGATGGTAGCAAAATGGCTTCATCGCACTCGGGATGGCTCAACCAG GGGCAGACCATCTGTGACAGATACCACCAGTGATGGCAGTGGCCAGCCTGCCAGCCATGTCAAACTTACTGTCACAGTATACAAAGATCTGGTCCTCCATCACTATGGCTTTGAGATTTGTCCAAACCTCCCTCTTACGATTGCATCTGTCATTGCAG GGAGCAGCGCTGAAGGGAAGCTGCAGCCGGGTGACCAGGTCCTCCTGATTAACTCCACCGACGTGGACAACATCTCCGTCGAGCAGGCGGCCGACATCATCAG GGAGGCCGGTGACCAGCTCCTCCTGACCGTCCTGCGCTGCACATCG GGTGGGCCTAAGTCATCGTTTCTTACTGCAGAGAAGAGGGCAAGGCTGAAAATGAACCCTGTGAAGGTGCGGTTTgcagaggaggtgctggtgaATGGACACACACAG GGGAATTCTCTTCTTTGTATGCCCAACGTTCTCAAGGTATATTTGGAAAATGGACAGACAAAGGCTTTCAGGTTTGAGATGAACACTACTGTGAAG GACATCATTCTCACCTTGAAGGAGAAGCTCTCCATCCGGCGAATTGCCCACTTTGCCCTTGCCCTGGAGGAGCAGTACAATGTGGCCAAGATCCACTTGCTGCATGAGGAGGAGCTCATTGAGCAG GTGGTCCAGAAAAGAGAATCTCATGACTACCGGTGCCTCTTCAGAGTTTGCTTTGTCCCAAAGGATCCCTTAGACCTCCTGCAGGAAGACCCAGTTGCTTTTGAGTATCTCTACCTGCAG AGCTGCAGTGATGTGCTTCAGGAAAGATTTGCTGtggaaatgaaatgcagtgTGGCATTACGCCTGGCTGCTCTGCACATACAGGAGAGGATCTACGCCTGTGCTCAGTCACAGAAAGTATCCTTGAAGTACATTGA GAGGGACTGGGGAATTGAAAACTTCATCTCACCAACTTTGCTTCGAAACATGAGAGGAAAGGATATCAAGAAAGCCATCAGCTACCACATGAAGCGGAACCAGCTGCTTCTTGACCCTCGGCAGAAG CATAGGCTTGCAGCCGTCCAAGTGCGCCTGAGCTACCTGCAGATACTGGGAGACCTGAAGATGTACAACGGGAAGATCTTCAATGCCACCATGATG TTACAGGACAGAGAATCATATGTTGCCTTGCTGGTGGGTGCCAAGTACGGGGTGAGCCAGATTATCAATAATAAGCTCAACATTATAACGAGTCTGGCAGAGTTTGCAAACATCAGCAGGGTGGAGCTTACAGAGGAATCTGAAAAAGTGAACACAGTGAAAATCTACCTGCAGGATCTGAAG ctGCTGACTCTGCTGATGGAATCAAACAGTGCAAAAGATCTTGTCTGCCTCATCATTGGCTACTACAGACTCTTTGTGGATGCAAATGTCTCCGTGTTTAcatggggagagaaaaaacagcaacTGCACCGTGTCTCAGCTGAAGAAG GGTATGAATCTCGAACCTGCAGTGACTCTGAAGACTCCTGGGAGCTGGATTCCTCCTCAGAGCATTGCTTGGATGCTCCTCTAGCATACAGCAGCCCACTTCCTGTGTGCAACAAAGAGGAAATTGGAGAGGTCCACAGCCTGCCAGAGGACAGCTCAAAGTCCCAAGCTGGAGGGCATGACCAGTGTGATGGGGGTGACAATGCAACAGACAGCACATCAGAGGCTTCAGATTCAGCCAACACTGAGAGCCGGGGGTTCAAGACAAGTGGCTCCAGTGATTCTATGGATGCATTGGAGGAAGATGAGCTGGAAGCTTGTTCTTCCTCCAGGCCATTCTTTAACTTCTACATGCCAACAGTGCAGGAGATGAGCAGCTCAGACAAGAGCTTCTTCCCCATTCATGCAGCAGAAGGCTCCAGCAAGGGAGAAACTGGAGACTACTTCTGTTTCTTGCAGTTATCACATGCAGAGGAGCCTGGCTGTGAAATCAGCCCctctgagcagagaggagaggacatGGGTGCATCTGTGCTTGAGACCAAGCTGTCTGAGAGCAGCACAGTGGGCTATTATAGCCTGTGCTATAGCATAtctcctgcaggcagcatgGAGAGGAGTAACATAAGTCACAGCCCTCAAAGAAGTCCTCAGAGAGATGGATCTGACCAGGAAGAGGCAGCAtgtggagcagagcagatggcAGACACAAGTGACCTTATTTTGGAGCCACCCCTAGGCTTTGGTGACACCAGCTCTGAGGAGGAGTTCTATGATGCTGCAGACAGGCTCAGCCCTCCAGATGCCCGGGCAG CAGGCTGCACCCAGACCTCCTGGGAGGGTGCAGATAACTCCTGCATTCCAAAGGAACCCAGGTGCCACAGCTCGGGGGAAAACCTGATGGCAAGGCAGGCAGCAAGggagaaacacagaaaggaaaaggagttgACACATGGAAAGagcctgaggaagaggagatcCTTCCTGAAAACAGATTACACCTCTCAGGTCACCTTCCCCTTGGCTCTGCCAGGCCCTCGACAGAGCTGTTGCTCTTGGCCACCCCTACCACCATTCTGTGCTCagcctgctgcagaaagcaccACAAAGGACGCAGAGATGGGGCTGCCCACTGCCACACATCCCCGGGGAGACACTGCTAGCATCAGCCACTCCTCTGACCTGATGGAAATGGAGCCCGACACCATGGAAACCAAATCAGTGACTGATGCTGtcatttcttccatttcagctATTTGTTCACAGGGTGGCCCACAGGGAAAGGAGATTGCAGGGGTTGCCATACATGTGGATAGTGGACTCCAACCTAGATGTGCTGTACAcccatctcccctctctctgGAGGAAGCTGAGCCCCTTCCTAAGGGACAAAATGGAACAACTGCCCAAGAAAGTTCCTCTATGAAGGCAAATTCTAGGTGGCTGAGTGAGGAGAGCTGTGTGGCCATGGGAGGCTGGCTGGCCCAGCGGGCACTGGAGGAAGAGGGTGAGATGACAGCAGCCCAGCACAAGGCTGGTGAGGTACCCCCACTGGTGGGACAAGAGGGGACCTGCCGTGGTAAGGAACACACACTGTcaccctctgctcccagtgTGGCCTCTCCCCAGGAAGTGGTCCAGGACCGGGGAACATTGCCCACTGCTGGGTGGCCAGCAGCATGTGAGGAGCCTGCCTCTGCTCACTGCAAAGAATCTCAAGGTCCTGGtgacagctgtgctgggagcagcagtgacagTGCCTTGGCACAGGCAAGAAGCAGACAGGTGGTAAGCAAGGACACCTTGTGGAAGGTGCACAGTAAAAATCATGTGGGTTTTCCAGATGCAACCCAGCTCTTAAtagacagcagcagcacttcaggGGTTATAACTCGCCTCTCCTGGCTCTCCTTTGGGATAAGGACAAATCTGGTATCACCCAGGCCGTCTCAGGAAAGGGTGGATGTTCCAGTAGAGCTTTTGGCCTCCCAGAAGACCAGTAGGTGCCTGGAGGCTGATGCTGTCAGAAGGGAGATGCTAACTTCCCCAGCTGGACCACTCTTTGAGAAAGAGTTGGCAAGCAGCCAGGGGCTGGATGAAGGAAAGCCTGGAAAGGACACAGGAACTGAACAGCCACAGCCTGTCCAGACTCCTCTTCCCAAGGAACAGGCTACTGAGGCAGAGAAAGaccctcctctctctccatctGTAGGGCTTTCCATCTCCTCAGGCCCAGTTCCCTTGTACTCCCTggggaaaagagcagaaaaccaTGAGGGATCAAAAcattctttcctctgctttagCCACAAGAAGGATGAGCAGACCCCATCTGACCCCATCATGACCAGATCCTTTGATTTTTCCACAGTGAAGAAGACATCTGCACCACAGCTTGGGATAGAGAAGTGCAGCTGTCAGCTGTCCTATGTTAGCTGCTTCCACAGGCCTGATGATAATGGGGAACATGAAACCACCATGCCCATGTGCAGTATGTTTCTGAGGCCTCTGACCACCCCACCAACCAGCAGCTGCATTCTTCCTGGGACCCCTGTGGGCAGTTACCCAGTCTCCACTGCTAGAGACATGGCATGGTGGGCCCCTCATGTAAGAGCCCTCAGCCAGCTTAAGGACCAGGCATGGATGAGCTCTGCAGATGTTTCCTGCTTCCTAGCCTATACCACAGAGCTTCAGAAGGTTGTGGAGAAGCTGTCTGGGAACCAAGCAGCCCACCTGCAAGATCAATGTGCAGAGCAGTGTGCTGAGAGCAAGGATGCCCTTGGCTTAGCCTCCCGAGACCTGCTGTCCAGCTGCCAGGAGCTCCTGAAAACAGAGCGGCCCCTCAAAGAGCTGCAGGGTGTGCTGAGGGTGACATTTGACCACCTGGTTCAGCTGGCAGTGGTCTGCTTCCAGGTGacacactgccagctctgcaggcagaggcagcaggaccTTGAGGCAGCACTTGCAGATGTGGTGGGCACCTACCAGCAGCTTGTGCAGGCTGTTCACCAGCAGCTTTGCCTGCAAGGCTGCCCAGATCTGGGTGCCAAGCTCCTCACCCGCCAGCACACAGCCCTCACAGCTGCCTtgttctgcctgctgcagcagtTCAGGGTTCCCCTGTTGTGA
- the FRMPD1 gene encoding FERM and PDZ domain-containing protein 1 isoform X3 → MEDLETNLIQTRKACRIEQMVAKWLHRTRDGSTRGRPSVTDTTSDGSGQPASHVKLTVTVYKDLVLHHYGFEICPNLPLTIASVIAGSSAEGKLQPGDQVLLINSTDVDNISVEQAADIIREAGDQLLLTVLRCTSGGPKSSFLTAEKRARLKMNPVKVRFAEEVLVNGHTQDIILTLKEKLSIRRIAHFALALEEQYNVAKIHLLHEEELIEQVVQKRESHDYRCLFRVCFVPKDPLDLLQEDPVAFEYLYLQSCSDVLQERFAVEMKCSVALRLAALHIQERIYACAQSQKVSLKYIERDWGIENFISPTLLRNMRGKDIKKAISYHMKRNQLLLDPRQKHRLAAVQVRLSYLQILGDLKMYNGKIFNATMMLQDRESYVALLVGAKYGVSQIINNKLNIITSLAEFANISRVELTEESEKVNTVKIYLQDLKLLTLLMESNSAKDLVCLIIGYYRLFVDANVSVFTWGEKKQQLHRVSAEEGYESRTCSDSEDSWELDSSSEHCLDAPLAYSSPLPVCNKEEIGEVHSLPEDSSKSQAGGHDQCDGGDNATDSTSEASDSANTESRGFKTSGSSDSMDALEEDELEACSSSRPFFNFYMPTVQEMSSSDKSFFPIHAAEGSSKGETGDYFCFLQLSHAEEPGCEISPSEQRGEDMGASVLETKLSESSTVGYYSLCYSISPAGSMERSNISHSPQRSPQRDGSDQEEAACGAEQMADTSDLILEPPLGFGDTSSEEEFYDAADRLSPPDARAAGCTQTSWEGADNSCIPKEPRCHSSGENLMARQAAREKHRKEKELTHGKSLRKRRSFLKTDYTSQVTFPLALPGPRQSCCSWPPLPPFCAQPAAESTTKDAEMGLPTATHPRGDTASISHSSDLMEMEPDTMETKSVTDAVISSISAICSQGGPQGKEIAGVAIHVDSGLQPRCAVHPSPLSLEEAEPLPKGQNGTTAQESSSMKANSRWLSEESCVAMGGWLAQRALEEEGEMTAAQHKAGEVPPLVGQEGTCRGKEHTLSPSAPSVASPQEVVQDRGTLPTAGWPAACEEPASAHCKESQGPGDSCAGSSSDSALAQARSRQVVSKDTLWKVHSKNHVGFPDATQLLIDSSSTSGVITRLSWLSFGIRTNLVSPRPSQERVDVPVELLASQKTSRCLEADAVRREMLTSPAGPLFEKELASSQGLDEGKPGKDTGTEQPQPVQTPLPKEQATEAEKDPPLSPSVGLSISSGPVPLYSLGKRAENHEGSKHSFLCFSHKKDEQTPSDPIMTRSFDFSTVKKTSAPQLGIEKCSCQLSYVSCFHRPDDNGEHETTMPMCSMFLRPLTTPPTSSCILPGTPVGSYPVSTARDMAWWAPHVRALSQLKDQAWMSSADVSCFLAYTTELQKVVEKLSGNQAAHLQDQCAEQCAESKDALGLASRDLLSSCQELLKTERPLKELQGVLRVTFDHLVQLAVVCFQVTHCQLCRQRQQDLEAALADVVGTYQQLVQAVHQQLCLQGCPDLGAKLLTRQHTALTAALFCLLQQFRVPLL, encoded by the exons ATGGAAGATTTGGAGACTAACTTAATCCAGACACGCAAAGCATGTAGGATAGAGCAGATGGTAGCAAAATGGCTTCATCGCACTCGGGATGGCTCAACCAG GGGCAGACCATCTGTGACAGATACCACCAGTGATGGCAGTGGCCAGCCTGCCAGCCATGTCAAACTTACTGTCACAGTATACAAAGATCTGGTCCTCCATCACTATGGCTTTGAGATTTGTCCAAACCTCCCTCTTACGATTGCATCTGTCATTGCAG GGAGCAGCGCTGAAGGGAAGCTGCAGCCGGGTGACCAGGTCCTCCTGATTAACTCCACCGACGTGGACAACATCTCCGTCGAGCAGGCGGCCGACATCATCAG GGAGGCCGGTGACCAGCTCCTCCTGACCGTCCTGCGCTGCACATCG GGTGGGCCTAAGTCATCGTTTCTTACTGCAGAGAAGAGGGCAAGGCTGAAAATGAACCCTGTGAAGGTGCGGTTTgcagaggaggtgctggtgaATGGACACACACAG GACATCATTCTCACCTTGAAGGAGAAGCTCTCCATCCGGCGAATTGCCCACTTTGCCCTTGCCCTGGAGGAGCAGTACAATGTGGCCAAGATCCACTTGCTGCATGAGGAGGAGCTCATTGAGCAG GTGGTCCAGAAAAGAGAATCTCATGACTACCGGTGCCTCTTCAGAGTTTGCTTTGTCCCAAAGGATCCCTTAGACCTCCTGCAGGAAGACCCAGTTGCTTTTGAGTATCTCTACCTGCAG AGCTGCAGTGATGTGCTTCAGGAAAGATTTGCTGtggaaatgaaatgcagtgTGGCATTACGCCTGGCTGCTCTGCACATACAGGAGAGGATCTACGCCTGTGCTCAGTCACAGAAAGTATCCTTGAAGTACATTGA GAGGGACTGGGGAATTGAAAACTTCATCTCACCAACTTTGCTTCGAAACATGAGAGGAAAGGATATCAAGAAAGCCATCAGCTACCACATGAAGCGGAACCAGCTGCTTCTTGACCCTCGGCAGAAG CATAGGCTTGCAGCCGTCCAAGTGCGCCTGAGCTACCTGCAGATACTGGGAGACCTGAAGATGTACAACGGGAAGATCTTCAATGCCACCATGATG TTACAGGACAGAGAATCATATGTTGCCTTGCTGGTGGGTGCCAAGTACGGGGTGAGCCAGATTATCAATAATAAGCTCAACATTATAACGAGTCTGGCAGAGTTTGCAAACATCAGCAGGGTGGAGCTTACAGAGGAATCTGAAAAAGTGAACACAGTGAAAATCTACCTGCAGGATCTGAAG ctGCTGACTCTGCTGATGGAATCAAACAGTGCAAAAGATCTTGTCTGCCTCATCATTGGCTACTACAGACTCTTTGTGGATGCAAATGTCTCCGTGTTTAcatggggagagaaaaaacagcaacTGCACCGTGTCTCAGCTGAAGAAG GGTATGAATCTCGAACCTGCAGTGACTCTGAAGACTCCTGGGAGCTGGATTCCTCCTCAGAGCATTGCTTGGATGCTCCTCTAGCATACAGCAGCCCACTTCCTGTGTGCAACAAAGAGGAAATTGGAGAGGTCCACAGCCTGCCAGAGGACAGCTCAAAGTCCCAAGCTGGAGGGCATGACCAGTGTGATGGGGGTGACAATGCAACAGACAGCACATCAGAGGCTTCAGATTCAGCCAACACTGAGAGCCGGGGGTTCAAGACAAGTGGCTCCAGTGATTCTATGGATGCATTGGAGGAAGATGAGCTGGAAGCTTGTTCTTCCTCCAGGCCATTCTTTAACTTCTACATGCCAACAGTGCAGGAGATGAGCAGCTCAGACAAGAGCTTCTTCCCCATTCATGCAGCAGAAGGCTCCAGCAAGGGAGAAACTGGAGACTACTTCTGTTTCTTGCAGTTATCACATGCAGAGGAGCCTGGCTGTGAAATCAGCCCctctgagcagagaggagaggacatGGGTGCATCTGTGCTTGAGACCAAGCTGTCTGAGAGCAGCACAGTGGGCTATTATAGCCTGTGCTATAGCATAtctcctgcaggcagcatgGAGAGGAGTAACATAAGTCACAGCCCTCAAAGAAGTCCTCAGAGAGATGGATCTGACCAGGAAGAGGCAGCAtgtggagcagagcagatggcAGACACAAGTGACCTTATTTTGGAGCCACCCCTAGGCTTTGGTGACACCAGCTCTGAGGAGGAGTTCTATGATGCTGCAGACAGGCTCAGCCCTCCAGATGCCCGGGCAG CAGGCTGCACCCAGACCTCCTGGGAGGGTGCAGATAACTCCTGCATTCCAAAGGAACCCAGGTGCCACAGCTCGGGGGAAAACCTGATGGCAAGGCAGGCAGCAAGggagaaacacagaaaggaaaaggagttgACACATGGAAAGagcctgaggaagaggagatcCTTCCTGAAAACAGATTACACCTCTCAGGTCACCTTCCCCTTGGCTCTGCCAGGCCCTCGACAGAGCTGTTGCTCTTGGCCACCCCTACCACCATTCTGTGCTCagcctgctgcagaaagcaccACAAAGGACGCAGAGATGGGGCTGCCCACTGCCACACATCCCCGGGGAGACACTGCTAGCATCAGCCACTCCTCTGACCTGATGGAAATGGAGCCCGACACCATGGAAACCAAATCAGTGACTGATGCTGtcatttcttccatttcagctATTTGTTCACAGGGTGGCCCACAGGGAAAGGAGATTGCAGGGGTTGCCATACATGTGGATAGTGGACTCCAACCTAGATGTGCTGTACAcccatctcccctctctctgGAGGAAGCTGAGCCCCTTCCTAAGGGACAAAATGGAACAACTGCCCAAGAAAGTTCCTCTATGAAGGCAAATTCTAGGTGGCTGAGTGAGGAGAGCTGTGTGGCCATGGGAGGCTGGCTGGCCCAGCGGGCACTGGAGGAAGAGGGTGAGATGACAGCAGCCCAGCACAAGGCTGGTGAGGTACCCCCACTGGTGGGACAAGAGGGGACCTGCCGTGGTAAGGAACACACACTGTcaccctctgctcccagtgTGGCCTCTCCCCAGGAAGTGGTCCAGGACCGGGGAACATTGCCCACTGCTGGGTGGCCAGCAGCATGTGAGGAGCCTGCCTCTGCTCACTGCAAAGAATCTCAAGGTCCTGGtgacagctgtgctgggagcagcagtgacagTGCCTTGGCACAGGCAAGAAGCAGACAGGTGGTAAGCAAGGACACCTTGTGGAAGGTGCACAGTAAAAATCATGTGGGTTTTCCAGATGCAACCCAGCTCTTAAtagacagcagcagcacttcaggGGTTATAACTCGCCTCTCCTGGCTCTCCTTTGGGATAAGGACAAATCTGGTATCACCCAGGCCGTCTCAGGAAAGGGTGGATGTTCCAGTAGAGCTTTTGGCCTCCCAGAAGACCAGTAGGTGCCTGGAGGCTGATGCTGTCAGAAGGGAGATGCTAACTTCCCCAGCTGGACCACTCTTTGAGAAAGAGTTGGCAAGCAGCCAGGGGCTGGATGAAGGAAAGCCTGGAAAGGACACAGGAACTGAACAGCCACAGCCTGTCCAGACTCCTCTTCCCAAGGAACAGGCTACTGAGGCAGAGAAAGaccctcctctctctccatctGTAGGGCTTTCCATCTCCTCAGGCCCAGTTCCCTTGTACTCCCTggggaaaagagcagaaaaccaTGAGGGATCAAAAcattctttcctctgctttagCCACAAGAAGGATGAGCAGACCCCATCTGACCCCATCATGACCAGATCCTTTGATTTTTCCACAGTGAAGAAGACATCTGCACCACAGCTTGGGATAGAGAAGTGCAGCTGTCAGCTGTCCTATGTTAGCTGCTTCCACAGGCCTGATGATAATGGGGAACATGAAACCACCATGCCCATGTGCAGTATGTTTCTGAGGCCTCTGACCACCCCACCAACCAGCAGCTGCATTCTTCCTGGGACCCCTGTGGGCAGTTACCCAGTCTCCACTGCTAGAGACATGGCATGGTGGGCCCCTCATGTAAGAGCCCTCAGCCAGCTTAAGGACCAGGCATGGATGAGCTCTGCAGATGTTTCCTGCTTCCTAGCCTATACCACAGAGCTTCAGAAGGTTGTGGAGAAGCTGTCTGGGAACCAAGCAGCCCACCTGCAAGATCAATGTGCAGAGCAGTGTGCTGAGAGCAAGGATGCCCTTGGCTTAGCCTCCCGAGACCTGCTGTCCAGCTGCCAGGAGCTCCTGAAAACAGAGCGGCCCCTCAAAGAGCTGCAGGGTGTGCTGAGGGTGACATTTGACCACCTGGTTCAGCTGGCAGTGGTCTGCTTCCAGGTGacacactgccagctctgcaggcagaggcagcaggaccTTGAGGCAGCACTTGCAGATGTGGTGGGCACCTACCAGCAGCTTGTGCAGGCTGTTCACCAGCAGCTTTGCCTGCAAGGCTGCCCAGATCTGGGTGCCAAGCTCCTCACCCGCCAGCACACAGCCCTCACAGCTGCCTtgttctgcctgctgcagcagtTCAGGGTTCCCCTGTTGTGA